The Acidobacteriota bacterium genome contains the following window.
GACGGCAGTTTGAGGCGGCTGGTCCAGGCGGCCATGTAGGCCGACAGATCGACCGTGCGGGGGCTCTTCACGAGGAATCGCCGCCGATGGCGTCCGCGCAGCACCGTGATCGGCGCTGGCGCCGGGCCAAACAGTTCAATTCCTTCGGCATTTGGCGCCAGCGCCGCGAAATCCAGCGCCGTCCGGTCGACCAGCTCAGCCGACGGCGCCGACAGGATCACCGCCGCCAGCCGTCCGAACGGCGGCAGGTCCAGTTCGGCCCGCACGGCGCGCTCGACCGCGAGGTAGCCGTCGCGGTCATTGGCGGCCAGGGCTTCCATCGCCGGATTGTCCGGGGCGTATGTCTGCACGATCGCCTTGCCCGGACGCTCAGCCCGGCCAGCCCGGCCCGCCACCTGGCTTAGCAACTGGTAGGTGCGCTCGCCTGCCCGCAGGTCGCCGCCTTTCAGGCCGCTATCGGCATCAACCACCCCGACAAGCGTGAGATTTGGAAAATTGTGCCCTTTGGCCACGATCTGGGTGCCGATCAGCACGTCGATCTCGCCGGCCGCCATCCGGTCGATGATGCCGCGGGTGGCTTCGCCCCCTTGGGCCGTATCGGACGAGAAAATCTCGATCCGGGCATTCGGCAGCAGCACCCGCACCTCTTCAGCTACCCGTTCGACGCCGGGCCCTACCCCCATCAGCGAATCGGCCGCGCCGCATTTCGGGCAGGTTGCCGGTTTGGGCATCGAGAAGCCGGTCAGGTGGCAGACGAGCCGCCCGGAATAGCGGTGCTCGGTCAGCCAGTTCTCGGTGCCGGGTGATTTCAGCCGCTCACCGCACGCCTTGCAGATCACCAGAGGAGCATAACCTCGCCGGTTGAGGAAAAGCAGGGACTGTTCCCTCGCCGCCAGCGTTTCGGCGAGGCTGAGTTCGAGCAGGGGCGACAACCACTTGCCCTTTGCGGGCGGGGCTTTCTTCAGGTCGATCAGTTCGATGTCCGGCAGGCGCGCCGCCCCCGGCCGGGCCGCGAGGCGCAGGCGGATGTAGCGGCCGGCTTCGGCGTTCACGACCGTTTCCAGCGCCGGCGTTGCCGAGGCGAGGATGACCATCCCCTCCTCCAGCTTGGCGCGCATCACGGCGAGGTCGCGGGCATGATAGGTGACGCCGTCTTCCTGCTTGTAACTGCTGTCATGCTCCTCATCGACGATGACGAGCTTCAGCTTGCGGAACGGCAGGAACAGCGCCGAGCGGGCGCCGATGACGATGCGCGCGCGCCCGTGCATCGTCTCACGCATCGTGCGGCGGCGCTCTTTCGGGTTCAGGCCGGAATGCCAGGGCGCCGGGGCTGTGCCGAAGCGCGCCTCGAAGCGCGAGAGGATCGCCTGCGTCAGCGCGATCTCGGGCAAGAGAACGAGGATCTGTGCTTCGGGATCGCTGCGGAGTGTTTCGGCGATGGCCTCGAAATAAACTTCCGTCTTGCCGGAGCCCGTGACCCCGTCCAGCAGGTAGGCCGAGAAGCCGCCCTTGCGGACGCCCTCGCGTAACTCTTCGGCTGCAGCGGCTTGCTCTGCGGTCAGTTGTGCACCGGGCAGGTCCGGATCGGGATGCGGGAATGGCGGGTCGACGTCTTCTTCCACCGCTTCCAGCGCGCCCATCTCGACCAGCCCCTTGACGACGCTGGACGAGACGCCCGCCGCCGCTGCCAGCTCGGCGCCCGTCGCAAGGCCGAGCACGCCGGCCTGTTCCAGCACCCGGGCACGTGCCTCGGTGATCCGCCCCTCGGCGCGGCCGGTCGGGCGGTAGCGCACCTCGGTCGGCGAGGGCAGCATCGCATCGCGCGCCCGCATCGCCATCGACAGGATCGTGCCCGGATGGCTGACCGTGTAGCGCGTCGTCCAGGCGAGGAACTCGCGCATCGGGCCAGTCATCGGCGGCACGTCGTAGACGGCGCTGACCTCCTTCAGCTTGCGGTTCGAGCCGGGCCGGTCGTCCAGCACCTCGACCACCATGCCGAGCCGGTCATAGGGGCCGACCGGGGCGGCGACATAGCTGCCGGGCGCCAGCACCATGCCTTCGGGCACCGTATAGTCGAACGGTTCCGGCAACGGCATCGTGAAGAGAATCCGGGCGATGGGCATGTCGCAGTCCTCCTAGCCGCGCCCTTTCCCCGCGTCACGCCTTGCCTACACGCCGGGCGGCCCCTACCCCTGATTTCATGGCGAAAGACAAGAAAACTGGCTACGAGCCGCTGACCTCCATCGAGGCGATCACCGCAGGGCTCGGCACGGCGGGCTATATCTCCACGGCGCAGATCTCGACGGCGGTCTTCCTCGCCCACGGCCTGCGCAAGCCGATCCTGATCGAAGGCCCGGCGGGCGTCGGCAAGACCGATCTCGCCGCGTCGCTGGCGAAGTGGATGAACCTCAACCTGATCCGCCTGCAGTGCTATGAAGGCCTCGATGAGGGCAAGGCGCTGTACGAGTGGAAATACGGCAAGCAGCTGCTCTACACGCAGATCCTGAAAGAGAAGCTCAACGAGCTGCTCGGCAGCGCCGAAACGCTGGCGGATTCGCTCGGCAAGCTGTCTGGATTCGAAGACCTGTTCTTCTCGCCGCAATTCCTCGAGGCCCGGCCGCTGCTCCACGCGATGCAGCAGGACAAGGGCTCGGTGCTGCTGATAGACGAGATCGACAAGTCGGACGAGGCGTTCGAGGCCTTCCTGCTGGAAGTGCTGTCGGACTATCAGGTGACCGTGCCGGAGATCGGCACGATCCGGGCGAACGTGCCGCCGCTGGTGATCCTCACGTCCAACAATGTGCGTGAACTTGGCGACGCCTTGAAGCGCCGCTGCCTTCACCTGCATATCGGCTTCCCCGACCATGAGCGCGAACAGCGCATCGTGCGTGCGCGGGTGGACGGCATTTCCGATACGCTGCTCAATCAGCTGGTGCGTTTCGTCCAGTCAGTGCGCGAGACCGACATCAAGAAGCGCCCCTCCATTGCCGAGAGCGTCGACTGGGCCCGCACATTGCTGCTGCTGCACGCCAACACGCTGGACGAGGCCTTCGTGCGCGATACGCTGAACGTGCTGCTGAAGCATGAGAGCGACATTGCGGTGATCACGCCGGCCATCCCCAAGATGGTGCGCGAGGCGACCGGGCCGGACGCCCGGGGCCGGCTTGCCTCCGGTTATCCGGACATGGACTGAAGGCGCCCCGCTCGCCGATGGAAAAGCAGATCTCCAACTTCATCCGTGCCCTGAGGTCTGCCGATGTGCGGGTCTCGACCGGTGAAGCGCTGGACGCGGCCCGGACCGTGGCTATGATCGGCTATGGCGACCGCGGCCTCATGAAGGATTCGCTCGCTTGCGTGCTGGCAAAGTCGGAAGCCGAGAAGTCGATCCACGACCGATTGTTTGATCTCTACTTCTCGGCCGCCCCCGCCGGTGCCCCGCCCGAAGCGGCGCAGGATGACACCAGCAACGCGAACGAAGACCCGGCCGATGCCGCCGAGCGTCTCTCGGCGCTGACCCAGCCCGGCAACGAACAGGCACTCGCCACCGCCGTGGAGCGCGCGGCAGAAGCGGCCGGCCTCAACGACATCCGCTTCTCGACGCAGGTGGCGTATTTCGCCCAGTCGATGGTGCGCGCGATGGGCGGCGAGGCGTTGCAGGCTCGTCTTCTGGAAGCGCTCCAAGGGCGCACACCGGATGCCGACGCCGAAGCGCAGCGCCTGATCGACGTGCGCCGCACACTGACGATGGCAGCGCGGGAACGCGCCGAGCGCGCCTTCAATATTTTCGGCGCCGCCGAAACCGAACGATTCCGCGATGATGTCGCCGCCACCAAGCGCCTGTCGGCCATCGAGGCGAGCGACATGGCGCGCATGAAGCAGCTGATCGCGAAGGTGGCGAAGCGGCTCGCCGTGAAGCATTCGCGGCGCCGGAAGGTGACCCAGCGCGGCCTGCTGGATGTGCGCAGGACGATGCGGGCGAACGCGGGTGTCGACGGGATTCCGTTCAATGTGATCTGGCGGCAGAAGAAGAAGGACCGGCCAAAGATCCTCGTCATCTGCGACGTATCGGGATCGGTGGCGGCCTATGTGCGCTTCCTGCTGCTGCTGCTCTATTCGATGAAGGAAGCCATTCCGGATCTGCACGCCTTCGCGTTTTCCTACCGGCTGCAATGCGTTGACGACATCCTCGAGACGATGGAATTCGACGCGGCGATCAAGAAGATCCTTCGCGAAGTGGGCCTGGGCTCGACGAGCTATGGCCAGGCTTTCTCGGACTTCAAGCTGGACCACGAGAGCAAGATAGACCGGCGCAGCACCATCATCATCCTCGGCGATGGCCGCTCGAACTATGGCGATCCGCGCCTCGACCTGTTCCGGGGCTTCGCGGGCCGCGCCAAGCGGATCATCTGGCTGAACCCGGAAGGCCGGGCGCTCTGGGGCACCGGCGACAGCGTCATCCCGCGCTACGAACCCTTCTGTGCACAGATGAGTCACGTCGCGACGCTGAAGGACCTGGAGAAGGCGGTCGACGAAGTGCTGACCGCCTACGGATGAACCCTAGTTGAGGCCCATCTCGTCGCGGTAGCGGCGGCGCAGCAGGTCGATCGGGGCGAGATCGCGCTTGTCGGTCTCGTAGTGCCAATACGTCCAGCCGTTGCAGGCGGGCGCCTGCTGGACGTGCGCACCGAGACGGTGGATCGAGCCAGAGATTGCGCCCGTGGTGAGCGAACCGTCGACCCGGATGCGGGCCTGGTGGCGGCGCTGCGGGCTGAACAGGCGGTCGCCGGGTTTCAGCCAGCCGGTCTCGATCAGCGCGCCGAACGGCACGCGCGCCAGAGACTTCTTGCTGCGCTCGGTCTCGAGGTCCTCGACATCCATCGGCTGGATGGATTTGAGGCGGCTGCGCGACAGGCGCACATAGGTTTCGTCGCGCTCCAGCCCGATATAGTTGCGGCCAAGGCGCTTGGCGGCGGCGGCGGTCGTGCCGGTGCCGGAGAACGGGTCGAGCACCAGGTCGCCCGGATTGGTGGTGGCCAGCAGCACGCGGTGAAGCAGCGATTCCGGTTTCTGGGTCGGGTGTGCCTTGCGGCCGGCCTCGTCCTTCAGACGCTCACCGCCGGTGCACAGCGGGATCACCCAGTCGGAGCGCATCTGCTTGTCTTCGTTGAAGGTCTTCAGCGCGTCATAGTTGAAGGTCACGCGCGCGTCGCGGTTCTTGCCGGCCCAGATCAGCGTCTCGTGAGCGTTCTGGAAGCGCGTGCCCTTGAAGTTCGGCATCGGGTTGGTCTTCAGCCAGATCACGTCGTTCTGGATCCAGAATCCCTGGTCCTGCAGCGCCGTGCCGACGCGGAAGATGTTGTGATAGGAGCCGATCACCCAGATGGCGCCGTCATCCTTCAGCACGCGCTGGCACTGTTCCAGCCATTGATGCGTGAACAGATCATAATCGTCAAAGCTGGCGAACTTGTCCCATTCGTCATCAACGCCGTCGACGACCGACTGGTCCGGGCGGGTCAGCCCGCCGCCGAGCTGCAGGTTGTAGGGCGGGTCCGCGAACACGAGATCAACCGACTTGTCGGGAATGCGCGACAGCAGCTCGATACAGTCGCCTTGCGCAATCGTGTTCTTCTGGATGGTCATTCCGGGAGCCCCGCTGAAATCTACATGAGCGGGAATCTCTGGGTTGCGCCGGTTACTACGGCGTTACGGAAAAGCGAACGAAAGGTTACCCGCCGCCGCGCAGACTGATGCAGCGTTTACAGTCCGAGCAGGAACTGGCCATCCGGCGTCTCGCGCGGGCGGAAGAGGTCGGTGCGCAATTGCGGGCGCTGGCCGCTGAGGCCAAACCGGGCGGCGGCCTTCTGGAAGCGCTGCGCAATCAGGTCTGCCATCGGCCCGCGCCCCCGCCCCCGCTCGAACCAGCGCGGATCGTAATCCTTGCCGCCGCGCATCTCGCGGATCAGGTTGATCACCCGCGCGGCCCGGTCCGGCACATGCTGCACCAGCCATTCATGGAACAGGTCCTTTATTTCGAATGGCAGGCGCAGCACTACATAGCCGGCGCCGGTGGCCCCGTGCAGCGCCGAGGCTTCGAGCAGGGCCTCGATCTCGTGATCGGTCAGCCCCGGGATGATCGGCGCGGTCATCACTGATACCGGGATGCCGGCGTCGGAAAGGGCTTTCACCGTCTCCAGCCGGCGCTGCGGCGTCGCGGCGCGCGGCTCCATCTTGCGCGCCAGCGTGCGGTCGAGCGTGGTGATCGACACGCCGACCCGCGCGATGCCCTTTGCCGCCATCGGGGCCAGCAGGTCGATATCGCGCTGGATCAGGGCCGATTTCGTCAGCAGGCTGACGGGATGGTCGTGCGCCGACAGGATTTCGAGCAGGCGCCGGGTCAGGCGCTGCGCGCGCTCGACCGGCTGGTAGGCATCCGTGTTGATACCGAGCGCAATCGGCTTCGGAATATAGGCGGGCCGCGACAATTCCTTGACCAGCAGGTCCGGCGCATTCGCCTTGCGGAACAGGCGGCTCTCGAAATCGAGCCCTGCGGAGAGCCCCGCCCAGGCATGGGTGGGCCGCGCGAAGCAATAGATGCAGCCATGCTCGCAGCCCCGGTAGGGATTGATCGAGCGGTCGAAATGGATGTCCGGTGAATTGTTGAAGGTGATGATGGTCTTCGCCGTGTCGTCCATCAGGATGGTCTCGAGCGGCGCCGCGTCATCCTCGATCGTGCCCCAACCATCGTCGAAGGGGTCATGCGTCTGACGTTCGAACCGGCCAGTCTGGTTCGAGATGGCGCCGCGCCCACGATGCTCGAACCGCTCGGCGGCTTCGCCCGTATCGATCAGCGTGACGCGGCCTGTGGCCTTGAGTTTCTGTCCTGTCCTCATGCGCGGATGAAAGCCACAGCATAAGGAACAAATCAAGAACATTGAATTGCAATTTTGGGGAATTCAGCCCTTGCGGCGGGTCCAGTCCCGCCAGTCGGCAGCCTCGTCAATGTCGATCAGCTCTTCCAGCAGCCCGACGCGGGCTCGGTCCGGCAGGCGCCGGCGGACGTCTGCGAGTGCATGAGGGCCCGACCAGCGCACCCCGTCGAACGGAGGTGCCTGCCCCGTCCGCTTGTGCAGGCCGAACAGCCAGAATCCGCCATCGCGCGCGGGGCCGAACACCGCATCATGGCGCCGGAGCATGGCGGCGGCCCGGCGCAGGTGGCCCGCTGTCAGGTCCGGCGCGTCGGCGCCGATGAACATGACCGGCCCCGGCGGCGCCTCGCGCAGGCCGCGGCTCAGCCGCTCGGTCAGACCGCCCGGCCCTTGCGGTGCCAGACCGAAGCCGCCGAAGCCGGCAGGCGTGCGCACTGCCCTGTCAGGCGCGACATATATTGTCACCGCGCAGCCGCTGGCCCGGGCTGCCTGCAGGGTGCGCGCGAGCGTGAAGGTGGCAATCCGGCGCGCTGGCGCCGGGCCGAGGCCTTTCGCGAGCCGCGTCTTGGCGAGGCCCATGCGCGGGGGTTTCGCATAGACGAGCAGGGTCACGGGGCGCATGTTCAGGGAGCCTTGGTTTCGCCGGAAATCCGGACGAAACTGTCTGACGCCGACCGCAAACGCAAGGAAATCAGCCCGTGATGACGCCCCTCTTCCGTGCCCTTCCTCTGCTCGCCGCGCTGCTGTTGCCCGCCTGCTACCTCTCCAGCACGCCGCATATCGAAACCGGCGTGCTGCTGAGTGACGGGAATGCGGTGTTCTGTTCACCCGACGACGGCGACTGCCAGACCGGCCGGATCGACGGCGACGGCTATCTCGTGAAGTCGGACGACGGCGACGAGGAAGACATGCGGCTGCGCTTCGAGCCGCTGGTGATGGCCGGCGGCGTGCAGGTCTATGTGGCGGAAGCGGAACTGCGTGAGCAGGACGAAGCGGCGTGGGCCTATCTTGTCGCCCGGCGCAACGGCGATTCTGAAGACGGCCTGCCGCGCTTCGACGTCATGATGCCGGGCTGCAATGATTTCGACGAGGCGACCCGCGCCAGGTATGCCATCGCGCGCACCGATTCCTATACGTGCGGGTTCTCGGACTATGCCGCCTTCCGGCAATTCCTGATCGACAATTATGCGGCCCGCTTCGCGGACGATGCCTGGTGGGCGGACGAAACCTAGCGGTAGGATTTCGCCAGCGTGTCCGGCGAGGCGCCCGTCAGGAAGCGGATGAGCAGCCAGGCATTCTTCCATGCACGCTTGCGCCAGCCGTCGCGTTCGTACTTTGCCGCCGAAGTGCGCGCTTCCGCATCGAGGATGACGAGGCGTTGCTTGCCGAGGGCGCGCACGATCATCACGTCTTCCATCAGCGGCACATCGGCATAGCCGCCGATCGCATCATAGAGCGCGCGCGAGATGAGCAGGCCCTGGTCGCCGTAGGGCAAACCCATCCACCGCGCACGGCGGTTCGCGCGGGATTCCAGCCAGCGCGCTTCGGGCGCGTCCGAGCGGTACTTGAGGCGGAAGGCGGCGGCCTTGTCCGGGCGCGTGTCGATATGGTCGCCGACGCGTTCCGTCCAGTCTCGCGACAGCGCGGTGTCGGCGTGCAGGAAAAGCAGCCATTCGCCCCGGGCCGCTTGGGCGCCGGCACGAAGCTGGCGGCCACGGCCGGGCTCGCTGTCGACGACGCGCGCGCCGGTTGCGCCGGCGATGGCGCGGGTGGCATCGGTGGAGCCGCCATCGGCAATGATCACTTCGCGGATCAATCCTGCCTCAAGCCCCGGGAGCAGGCTCTCGAGACACAGCGGCAAGTCGCCGGCGGCGTTCAGTGTGGGAATGACAACAGTCAGGGGCGCGGGCATCCGCGCCATCTAGCAGGCCGGCGGGCAAAGCGGAACTTCTAGCGGCGCAGCGGCGTTCTGAGGGCAAGACAATGGAGGATTGCATGTCGATCTATGATGCCCTGCGCCAGGACCATGACCGCCACCGGGACATTCTGGCCCGCCTCGCCGAGACCGAAGGCGCGTCGGACACGCGCCGCAAGCTGTGGCGCGAATTCTACTACGAAGTCGGCGCGCATG
Protein-coding sequences here:
- a CDS encoding primosomal protein N', which translates into the protein MPIARILFTMPLPEPFDYTVPEGMVLAPGSYVAAPVGPYDRLGMVVEVLDDRPGSNRKLKEVSAVYDVPPMTGPMREFLAWTTRYTVSHPGTILSMAMRARDAMLPSPTEVRYRPTGRAEGRITEARARVLEQAGVLGLATGAELAAAAGVSSSVVKGLVEMGALEAVEEDVDPPFPHPDPDLPGAQLTAEQAAAAEELREGVRKGGFSAYLLDGVTGSGKTEVYFEAIAETLRSDPEAQILVLLPEIALTQAILSRFEARFGTAPAPWHSGLNPKERRRTMRETMHGRARIVIGARSALFLPFRKLKLVIVDEEHDSSYKQEDGVTYHARDLAVMRAKLEEGMVILASATPALETVVNAEAGRYIRLRLAARPGAARLPDIELIDLKKAPPAKGKWLSPLLELSLAETLAAREQSLLFLNRRGYAPLVICKACGERLKSPGTENWLTEHRYSGRLVCHLTGFSMPKPATCPKCGAADSLMGVGPGVERVAEEVRVLLPNARIEIFSSDTAQGGEATRGIIDRMAAGEIDVLIGTQIVAKGHNFPNLTLVGVVDADSGLKGGDLRAGERTYQLLSQVAGRAGRAERPGKAIVQTYAPDNPAMEALAANDRDGYLAVERAVRAELDLPPFGRLAAVILSAPSAELVDRTALDFAALAPNAEGIELFGPAPAPITVLRGRHRRRFLVKSPRTVDLSAYMAAWTSRLKLPSQVRLSVDIDPYSFL
- a CDS encoding MoxR family ATPase, with the protein product MAKDKKTGYEPLTSIEAITAGLGTAGYISTAQISTAVFLAHGLRKPILIEGPAGVGKTDLAASLAKWMNLNLIRLQCYEGLDEGKALYEWKYGKQLLYTQILKEKLNELLGSAETLADSLGKLSGFEDLFFSPQFLEARPLLHAMQQDKGSVLLIDEIDKSDEAFEAFLLEVLSDYQVTVPEIGTIRANVPPLVILTSNNVRELGDALKRRCLHLHIGFPDHEREQRIVRARVDGISDTLLNQLVRFVQSVRETDIKKRPSIAESVDWARTLLLLHANTLDEAFVRDTLNVLLKHESDIAVITPAIPKMVREATGPDARGRLASGYPDMD
- a CDS encoding VWA domain-containing protein — translated: MEKQISNFIRALRSADVRVSTGEALDAARTVAMIGYGDRGLMKDSLACVLAKSEAEKSIHDRLFDLYFSAAPAGAPPEAAQDDTSNANEDPADAAERLSALTQPGNEQALATAVERAAEAAGLNDIRFSTQVAYFAQSMVRAMGGEALQARLLEALQGRTPDADAEAQRLIDVRRTLTMAARERAERAFNIFGAAETERFRDDVAATKRLSAIEASDMARMKQLIAKVAKRLAVKHSRRRKVTQRGLLDVRRTMRANAGVDGIPFNVIWRQKKKDRPKILVICDVSGSVAAYVRFLLLLLYSMKEAIPDLHAFAFSYRLQCVDDILETMEFDAAIKKILREVGLGSTSYGQAFSDFKLDHESKIDRRSTIIILGDGRSNYGDPRLDLFRGFAGRAKRIIWLNPEGRALWGTGDSVIPRYEPFCAQMSHVATLKDLEKAVDEVLTAYG
- a CDS encoding site-specific DNA-methyltransferase, whose product is MTIQKNTIAQGDCIELLSRIPDKSVDLVFADPPYNLQLGGGLTRPDQSVVDGVDDEWDKFASFDDYDLFTHQWLEQCQRVLKDDGAIWVIGSYHNIFRVGTALQDQGFWIQNDVIWLKTNPMPNFKGTRFQNAHETLIWAGKNRDARVTFNYDALKTFNEDKQMRSDWVIPLCTGGERLKDEAGRKAHPTQKPESLLHRVLLATTNPGDLVLDPFSGTGTTAAAAKRLGRNYIGLERDETYVRLSRSRLKSIQPMDVEDLETERSKKSLARVPFGALIETGWLKPGDRLFSPQRRHQARIRVDGSLTTGAISGSIHRLGAHVQQAPACNGWTYWHYETDKRDLAPIDLLRRRYRDEMGLN
- a CDS encoding PA0069 family radical SAM protein → MRTGQKLKATGRVTLIDTGEAAERFEHRGRGAISNQTGRFERQTHDPFDDGWGTIEDDAAPLETILMDDTAKTIITFNNSPDIHFDRSINPYRGCEHGCIYCFARPTHAWAGLSAGLDFESRLFRKANAPDLLVKELSRPAYIPKPIALGINTDAYQPVERAQRLTRRLLEILSAHDHPVSLLTKSALIQRDIDLLAPMAAKGIARVGVSITTLDRTLARKMEPRAATPQRRLETVKALSDAGIPVSVMTAPIIPGLTDHEIEALLEASALHGATGAGYVVLRLPFEIKDLFHEWLVQHVPDRAARVINLIREMRGGKDYDPRWFERGRGRGPMADLIAQRFQKAAARFGLSGQRPQLRTDLFRPRETPDGQFLLGL
- a CDS encoding glycosyltransferase; translation: MRPVTLLVYAKPPRMGLAKTRLAKGLGPAPARRIATFTLARTLQAARASGCAVTIYVAPDRAVRTPAGFGGFGLAPQGPGGLTERLSRGLREAPPGPVMFIGADAPDLTAGHLRRAAAMLRRHDAVFGPARDGGFWLFGLHKRTGQAPPFDGVRWSGPHALADVRRRLPDRARVGLLEELIDIDEAADWRDWTRRKG
- a CDS encoding TIGR04283 family arsenosugar biosynthesis glycosyltransferase, producing the protein MPAPLTVVIPTLNAAGDLPLCLESLLPGLEAGLIREVIIADGGSTDATRAIAGATGARVVDSEPGRGRQLRAGAQAARGEWLLFLHADTALSRDWTERVGDHIDTRPDKAAAFRLKYRSDAPEARWLESRANRRARWMGLPYGDQGLLISRALYDAIGGYADVPLMEDVMIVRALGKQRLVILDAEARTSAAKYERDGWRKRAWKNAWLLIRFLTGASPDTLAKSYR